One Clostridium estertheticum DNA segment encodes these proteins:
- a CDS encoding adenylate kinase: protein MRIILLGPPGAGKGTQAKSISNKFSIPHVSTGDIFRKNISEKTPLGIEAKKHIDKGHLVPDGLTIDIIVDRLDNEDCINGFLLDGYPRTVKQAEALETILEEKGNRLDTALLIKVPREFILNRMTGRRVCLNCGASYHITFNPPEMDGKCNLCGSSLVQRADDSEETVSERLDIYDAQTQPLIKYYGDKNLLSVVDGTQAINSVFESICSILGEI from the coding sequence ATGAGAATAATCTTGTTAGGTCCTCCGGGAGCCGGAAAAGGAACGCAAGCAAAATCCATAAGCAATAAATTCTCCATACCACATGTATCAACAGGGGATATATTCAGAAAGAATATTTCAGAAAAAACCCCTCTTGGAATCGAAGCTAAGAAACATATTGATAAGGGACACTTAGTTCCTGATGGATTGACTATAGATATAATCGTGGATAGGTTAGATAATGAAGATTGCATAAATGGATTTTTATTAGATGGCTACCCGAGGACTGTCAAGCAAGCTGAAGCCTTAGAAACTATATTGGAAGAAAAAGGTAACCGTCTTGATACTGCATTATTAATAAAAGTTCCTAGAGAATTTATTCTCAATCGAATGACTGGTAGAAGAGTTTGTCTTAACTGTGGTGCTAGCTATCATATTACATTTAATCCACCAGAAATGGACGGGAAATGTAATCTATGTGGATCATCTCTTGTACAAAGAGCTGATGACAGTGAAGAAACCGTTAGTGAACGGTTAGACATATATGATGCCCAAACGCAACCATTGATAAAGTACTATGGTGACAAAAACTTATTATCAGTAGTTGATGGAACACAAGCGATTAATAGTGTATTTGAAAGTATCTGTAGTATCTTAGGAGAGATA
- the secY gene encoding preprotein translocase subunit SecY, which produces MLSTLRNAWKIPDLRKRMIFTLLMVAIIRMGIFIPVPGVDASKLLALTTNGGTLFSFYDMLSGGAFGKFSIFAMGVGPYINASIIMQLLVIAIPYLEQLSKEGLEGRKKIQDYTRYASIVLGALQAFGMYAIISGTGAFSSNSSLTIFLVILTMTTASTFLVWIGEQITGKGIGNGVSLIIFINIISGLPNLAYKIAGLQTAGTVNFVEVIMFIVVAIALLVAVVIASLAERRIPVQYAGKSVGNKTFKGQSTHIPINVNGSGVIGIIFAMSVMTFPETIAQIKPTSAIAKFITGSPWSIFEKNSWKYIVVYFVLVVFFTWFYTQVTFKPDEMAENMHKSSGFIPGIRPGGNTATYIDMVLTKISILGGTFAAVIAIFPIIIEGYTHFKGIYFGGTMLLIMVNVCLETLRQLESQLVMRHYQGFLR; this is translated from the coding sequence ATGTTATCAACCCTACGTAATGCCTGGAAAATCCCGGATTTAAGAAAACGTATGATATTCACACTACTTATGGTTGCAATTATTAGGATGGGTATTTTCATTCCTGTTCCTGGTGTAGACGCTAGCAAACTTCTAGCTTTAACTACTAATGGAGGTACATTATTTAGTTTTTATGATATGCTTTCAGGTGGTGCATTTGGTAAGTTTAGTATTTTTGCTATGGGTGTTGGTCCATACATAAATGCATCAATCATAATGCAATTACTTGTAATAGCAATTCCTTACTTAGAGCAACTTTCTAAAGAGGGTCTTGAAGGACGCAAGAAGATACAGGATTATACAAGATATGCTTCAATAGTACTTGGAGCGCTACAAGCCTTTGGTATGTATGCAATTATTTCAGGTACTGGTGCATTCTCAAGTAATTCTAGTTTAACCATATTTTTAGTGATACTAACGATGACAACTGCATCAACATTTTTGGTGTGGATAGGGGAACAAATCACTGGTAAAGGTATAGGAAATGGTGTTTCATTAATAATATTTATTAATATTATATCAGGGTTACCTAATCTAGCGTATAAAATCGCTGGACTCCAGACGGCAGGAACTGTAAATTTTGTAGAGGTTATAATGTTTATTGTAGTAGCTATAGCATTATTAGTAGCAGTAGTAATAGCAAGTTTAGCTGAAAGAAGAATTCCTGTTCAATATGCTGGAAAGTCAGTTGGAAACAAAACTTTCAAAGGACAATCAACACATATTCCAATCAATGTAAATGGATCTGGAGTTATCGGTATAATTTTCGCAATGTCAGTAATGACATTCCCAGAAACAATAGCGCAAATTAAACCGACATCTGCAATTGCAAAATTCATTACAGGAAGTCCGTGGAGCATTTTTGAAAAGAATAGTTGGAAATATATCGTGGTATATTTTGTTTTAGTAGTATTCTTTACATGGTTTTATACTCAGGTTACATTTAAACCAGATGAAATGGCTGAGAATATGCATAAATCATCAGGCTTTATACCAGGTATTAGACCAGGTGGGAATACCGCAACTTATATCGATATGGTATTGACTAAGATTTCAATACTTGGAGGAACTTTTGCGGCTGTTATAGCTATATTCCCTATTATCATAGAGGGATATACTCACTTTAAGGGAATATACTTTGGAGGGACAATGTTACTAATCATGGTAAATGTTTGTCTTGAGACGTTAAGGCAACTTGAGTCACAATTAGTAATGCGTCATTACCAAGGATTCCTTAGATAA
- the rplO gene encoding 50S ribosomal protein L15, whose product MKLHELRPAEGSKQSPKRIGRGTGSGWGKSAGKGMKGQNSRSGGGTRPGFEGGQMPLYRRIPKRGFTNIFAKEYACINVDRLNIFENGTEITPELLLERRVIRKVYDGVKILGNGNLEKSLTVSATKFSKAAAEKIEAAGGKVEVI is encoded by the coding sequence ATGAAGCTTCATGAGCTAAGACCTGCAGAAGGTTCAAAACAATCTCCTAAGAGAATCGGTAGAGGTACCGGATCAGGATGGGGAAAATCTGCGGGAAAAGGTATGAAAGGACAAAACTCTAGATCAGGTGGAGGAACAAGACCAGGTTTCGAAGGTGGTCAAATGCCTTTATACAGAAGAATACCTAAAAGAGGTTTCACTAATATTTTTGCAAAAGAATATGCATGTATAAATGTAGATAGACTGAATATATTCGAAAATGGTACTGAAATTACACCAGAATTGCTATTAGAGAGAAGAGTCATAAGAAAAGTATATGACGGAGTTAAGATACTTGGAAATGGTAACTTAGAAAAGAGTTTAACTGTAAGTGCAACAAAATTCTCTAAAGCAGCAGCTGAGAAAATTGAGGCAGCTGGAGGAAAAGTTGAGGTGATATAA
- the rpmD gene encoding 50S ribosomal protein L30 → MAKVKLTLVKSLIGRKKEHIATVNALGLRKIRKEIEHEETPQIKGMINKVSYLLKIEQV, encoded by the coding sequence TTGGCTAAAGTTAAACTAACATTGGTTAAAAGCTTAATAGGTAGAAAAAAAGAACATATTGCTACTGTTAATGCTTTAGGATTAAGAAAAATAAGAAAAGAAATAGAGCACGAGGAAACTCCTCAAATCAAAGGTATGATTAACAAAGTTAGTTATCTATTAAAAATAGAACAAGTATAA
- the rpsE gene encoding 30S ribosomal protein S5 gives MKIDPSTLDLKEKVVNINRVAKVVKGGRNFRFSALVVVGDENGHVGVGMGKSVEIPEAIRKGIEDAKKNLVTVSMVGTTIPHIIDGKFGTAVIHIMPGAEGTGVLAGGPVRAVLELSGLKDVRAKSLGSSNARNVVNATIDGLSRLRTAEEVAKLRGKTVEEILR, from the coding sequence ATGAAAATAGATCCTAGCACATTAGATCTTAAAGAAAAAGTAGTTAATATAAACAGAGTTGCTAAGGTTGTTAAAGGTGGAAGAAACTTCAGATTCAGCGCACTAGTTGTCGTTGGAGACGAAAACGGACACGTTGGCGTTGGAATGGGTAAATCTGTAGAAATTCCTGAAGCAATTAGAAAAGGAATAGAAGATGCTAAGAAGAATTTAGTAACAGTATCTATGGTTGGAACAACAATTCCTCATATTATTGATGGTAAATTCGGTACTGCAGTTATACACATAATGCCTGGTGCTGAAGGTACAGGAGTTTTAGCCGGTGGACCAGTTAGAGCAGTTCTAGAATTATCAGGATTAAAAGATGTTAGAGCTAAATCTTTAGGCTCTAGTAATGCAAGAAATGTAGTTAATGCTACTATCGATGGCTTGTCAAGATTAAGAACAGCAGAAGAAGTAGCTAAATTAAGAGGCAAGACTGTAGAAGAAATATTAAGATAG
- the rplR gene encoding 50S ribosomal protein L18, giving the protein MFKKEDRQKSRVKRHLRVRKKISGTALRPRLAVYRSEKNIYAQIIDDVAQITLVSASSIDKAFEEKIGSNKEAAKLVGKMIAERALEKGIDEVVFDRGGYVYHGRVQNLAEGAREAGLKF; this is encoded by the coding sequence GTGTTCAAGAAAGAAGATAGACAAAAGTCAAGAGTTAAGCGTCATCTTAGAGTACGTAAAAAGATTTCTGGTACAGCACTAAGACCAAGACTTGCTGTATATAGAAGTGAAAAAAATATATATGCTCAAATAATAGATGATGTTGCTCAAATCACATTAGTTTCTGCTTCAAGCATAGATAAAGCTTTCGAAGAAAAAATAGGAAGCAATAAAGAAGCAGCAAAATTAGTAGGAAAAATGATTGCTGAAAGAGCACTTGAAAAAGGAATAGATGAAGTAGTATTCGACAGAGGTGGATATGTATACCACGGTAGAGTACAAAACCTAGCTGAAGGAGCAAGAGAAGCAGGGCTTAAATTCTAA
- the rplF gene encoding 50S ribosomal protein L6: protein MSRIGRLPVAIPNGVTVTVSATNVVNVKGPKGELTQNMSPKMIIAIEDNTLVVTRPSDVKEHRALHGLTRSLINNMVIGVTEGYQKTLELVGVGYRAQLKGAKITLNLGYSHPVEIDAVAGIQFELPDANKIIVKGIDKQLVGAVAADIRTWRKPEPYKGKGIRYSDEVVRRKEGKTGK from the coding sequence ATGTCAAGAATCGGAAGGCTTCCAGTAGCTATACCTAATGGAGTAACTGTTACAGTTTCAGCAACTAATGTTGTTAATGTAAAAGGACCGAAAGGTGAGTTAACTCAAAACATGAGTCCAAAAATGATTATAGCTATAGAAGACAATACTTTGGTAGTTACAAGACCAAGCGATGTAAAAGAGCATAGAGCTCTTCATGGACTTACAAGATCATTAATTAATAATATGGTTATTGGAGTTACAGAAGGATACCAGAAAACACTTGAGTTAGTTGGTGTTGGTTACAGAGCTCAGTTAAAAGGAGCTAAAATAACATTAAATCTTGGATATTCACATCCAGTTGAAATAGATGCAGTTGCAGGAATCCAATTTGAACTACCTGATGCTAACAAAATAATAGTAAAAGGTATCGATAAACAATTAGTTGGAGCTGTTGCAGCAGACATTAGAACTTGGAGAAAACCAGAACCTTACAAAGGCAAAGGAATCAGATATTCTGATGAAGTTGTTAGACGTAAGGAAGGTAAAACAGGTAAATAA
- the rpsH gene encoding 30S ribosomal protein S8 — protein sequence MVMTDPIADLLTRIRNANVVRHEIVEVPSSTIKKEIANIMLQEGYLKNIEEYNDGVVPMMRLAMKYGQNKERVITGLKRISKPGLRVYSKNEDIPKVLNGLGVAIISTSKGLVADRDARKLGLGGEVICYIW from the coding sequence ATGGTTATGACTGACCCAATCGCAGATTTGCTAACACGTATAAGAAACGCAAATGTTGTAAGACACGAAATAGTAGAAGTACCTTCATCAACTATAAAGAAGGAAATTGCAAATATAATGCTTCAAGAAGGATATCTTAAAAACATTGAAGAATATAATGATGGCGTTGTTCCAATGATGAGACTTGCAATGAAATATGGTCAAAACAAGGAAAGAGTTATCACTGGTCTTAAGAGAATATCTAAACCAGGACTTAGAGTATATTCTAAAAATGAGGATATACCAAAAGTATTGAATGGACTCGGAGTTGCTATAATATCAACTTCAAAAGGATTAGTAGCAGATAGAGATGCTAGAAAATTAGGACTTGGCGGAGAAGTTATTTGTTACATTTGGTAG
- a CDS encoding type Z 30S ribosomal protein S14: MARKALIEKWKKEPKFSTRAYTRCRLCGRPHSVLQKFGICRICFRELAHKGEIPGCRKASW, encoded by the coding sequence ATGGCACGTAAGGCATTAATAGAAAAGTGGAAAAAAGAACCTAAATTTTCAACTAGAGCTTATACAAGATGTAGACTTTGTGGGAGACCGCATTCTGTATTACAAAAATTTGGTATATGCCGTATCTGTTTTAGAGAACTTGCACACAAGGGAGAAATTCCTGGTTGCAGAAAAGCAAGTTGGTAA
- the rplE gene encoding 50S ribosomal protein L5: MSSRLQEKYENEVVQALMEKFGYKNIMEVPKLEKIVLNMGVGEAKDNSKVLDAAVSDMQLIAGQKPVITRAKKSIANFKLRENMPIGCKVTLRKTQMFEFADKLMNVALPRVRDFRGASSKAFDGRGNYAIGVKEQLIFPEIDYDKIDKIRGMDIIFVTTAKTDEEARELLRFLGMPFAQ; this comes from the coding sequence ATGAGTTCAAGACTACAAGAAAAATACGAAAATGAAGTAGTTCAAGCTTTAATGGAAAAATTCGGGTATAAAAACATAATGGAAGTACCAAAACTTGAAAAAATAGTTTTAAATATGGGAGTCGGAGAAGCAAAAGATAATTCTAAAGTTTTAGATGCAGCTGTTAGTGATATGCAACTTATAGCAGGTCAAAAGCCAGTTATAACAAGAGCAAAGAAATCAATAGCTAATTTCAAACTAAGAGAAAACATGCCAATTGGCTGTAAAGTTACATTAAGAAAAACTCAAATGTTCGAATTTGCTGACAAATTAATGAACGTTGCATTACCTAGAGTTAGAGATTTTAGAGGAGCTTCTTCTAAAGCATTTGACGGAAGAGGTAATTATGCTATAGGTGTTAAAGAACAACTTATATTCCCTGAAATAGACTATGATAAAATTGATAAGATAAGAGGAATGGATATAATATTCGTTACTACTGCAAAGACAGACGAGGAAGCAAGAGAGCTATTAAGATTCCTTGGAATGCCATTTGCTCAATAA
- the rplX gene encoding 50S ribosomal protein L24, giving the protein MAVKKMHVRKKDSVMVISGKDKGKISEVLAVYPKTGKVLVKDVSVVTKHQKPSKQNMQGGIVHREAAINSSKVMLYCTKCKNVTRINSKILDDGTKVRVCKKCGETF; this is encoded by the coding sequence ATGGCAGTTAAAAAAATGCACGTGAGAAAAAAAGATTCAGTAATGGTTATTTCAGGTAAAGACAAAGGCAAAATAAGCGAAGTCTTAGCTGTATATCCTAAAACTGGAAAAGTTTTAGTGAAAGATGTTAGTGTAGTTACAAAACATCAAAAACCTAGCAAACAAAACATGCAAGGCGGAATAGTTCACAGAGAAGCAGCTATAAATTCTTCTAAAGTTATGCTATATTGCACAAAATGCAAAAATGTAACAAGAATAAATAGCAAAATTTTAGATGATGGAACTAAGGTTAGAGTTTGCAAGAAGTGTGGAGAAACATTTTAA
- the rplN gene encoding 50S ribosomal protein L14 gives MIQQQTRLKVADNSGAKEIMCIRVLGGSKRKWGNISDTIVASVKSATPGGVVKKGEVVKAVIVRSAKGVRRADGTYVKFDDNAAVIIKDDKTPKGTRIFGPVARELRDKDFSKILSLAPEVL, from the coding sequence ATGATACAACAGCAAACTAGATTGAAAGTTGCAGATAATTCTGGTGCAAAAGAAATAATGTGTATTAGAGTATTAGGTGGTTCCAAAAGAAAATGGGGAAACATCAGTGACACAATAGTTGCCAGCGTAAAAAGTGCAACACCAGGTGGAGTTGTTAAAAAAGGTGAAGTAGTTAAGGCAGTTATAGTTAGATCAGCAAAAGGTGTAAGAAGAGCAGACGGAACATACGTGAAATTTGATGATAATGCAGCTGTTATTATTAAAGATGACAAAACCCCAAAAGGTACTCGTATATTCGGACCTGTTGCAAGAGAGTTAAGAGATAAGGACTTCAGTAAGATCTTATCACTAGCGCCTGAAGTTCTATAA
- the rpsQ gene encoding 30S ribosomal protein S17, whose product MERNNRKTRIGRVVSDKMDKTIVVAIETKVRHPLYGKIINKTTKFKAHDENNEAQINDKVSIMETRPLSKDKRWRITGIVEKAK is encoded by the coding sequence GTGGAAAGAAATAACAGAAAAACAAGAATCGGTAGAGTAGTTTCTGATAAAATGGATAAGACAATAGTTGTCGCAATTGAAACAAAAGTTCGTCATCCATTATACGGAAAAATAATTAATAAAACAACAAAATTTAAAGCTCATGATGAAAATAATGAAGCTCAAATTAACGATAAAGTTTCAATTATGGAAACTAGACCATTATCCAAGGATAAAAGATGGAGAATTACTGGGATAGTTGAAAAAGCTAAATAG
- the rpmC gene encoding 50S ribosomal protein L29: MKANELNELRQSNPQDLQVKMSDLKAELFNLRFQLATGQLENPMRIKQVKKSIAQIKTILRQEEIRSLEQ, encoded by the coding sequence ATGAAGGCTAATGAATTAAATGAATTAAGACAAAGTAATCCTCAAGATTTGCAAGTGAAAATGTCTGATTTAAAGGCAGAATTATTTAACCTTAGATTTCAGTTAGCTACTGGCCAACTAGAAAATCCTATGAGAATCAAACAGGTTAAAAAATCTATAGCCCAAATTAAGACCATCCTTAGACAGGAAGAAATAAGGTCTTTAGAACAGTAA
- the rplP gene encoding 50S ribosomal protein L16 → MLMPKRTKHRKVHRGKMRGKATRGNFIAYGDYALQATECGWVKSNQIESARVAINRYVKRGGQVWIKIFPDKPVTEKPAETRMGSGKGSVEYWVAVVKPGRVLFEIAGVTEEAAREAMRLASHKLPIKTKFVSRKDFEEMGGELNEG, encoded by the coding sequence ATGTTAATGCCTAAGAGAACTAAACATCGTAAGGTTCATCGCGGTAAAATGCGAGGAAAGGCTACAAGAGGAAACTTTATTGCATACGGTGATTATGCATTGCAAGCTACAGAATGTGGTTGGGTTAAAAGTAACCAAATAGAATCTGCCAGAGTTGCTATCAATAGATATGTAAAAAGAGGAGGTCAGGTTTGGATAAAAATCTTCCCTGACAAGCCAGTAACTGAAAAACCAGCTGAAACTCGTATGGGTTCCGGTAAAGGATCGGTAGAATATTGGGTAGCAGTTGTTAAGCCAGGCAGAGTATTATTTGAAATTGCAGGAGTAACAGAAGAAGCAGCTAGAGAAGCAATGAGACTTGCTTCACACAAACTTCCAATCAAAACTAAGTTTGTATCTAGAAAAGATTTTGAGGAAATGGGTGGTGAACTCAATGAAGGCTAA
- the rpsC gene encoding 30S ribosomal protein S3, whose amino-acid sequence MGQKVNPHGFRVGVIKDWNSKWYADKKNFSDNLVEDFKIREFLKSKLYTAGISKIEIERAAKRVKINIHTAKPGMVIGRGGSGIEVIKQDMKKLVEDKNVLINIVEVKQAENNAQLMAESVASQLEKRISFRRAMKQTIQRAMRTGVKGVKTACAGRLGGAEIARTEHYHEGTIPCQTLRADIDYGFAEANTVYGKIGVKVWVYRGEVLPTKKIVKEEVNA is encoded by the coding sequence TTGGGACAAAAAGTAAATCCACACGGCTTTAGAGTTGGTGTAATAAAAGATTGGAATTCTAAATGGTACGCAGATAAAAAGAATTTTTCAGATAATCTTGTTGAAGATTTTAAGATTAGAGAATTCTTAAAAAGCAAACTCTATACAGCTGGAATTTCTAAGATCGAAATCGAAAGAGCTGCTAAAAGGGTTAAAATCAATATACACACTGCTAAACCAGGAATGGTTATTGGTAGAGGTGGTTCAGGAATTGAAGTTATAAAACAAGATATGAAAAAACTTGTAGAAGATAAAAATGTTTTAATTAATATAGTAGAAGTAAAACAAGCAGAAAACAATGCTCAATTAATGGCAGAAAGTGTTGCTTCTCAATTAGAAAAAAGAATTTCTTTTAGAAGAGCAATGAAACAAACAATTCAAAGAGCTATGAGAACTGGTGTAAAGGGAGTTAAAACTGCATGTGCAGGAAGACTTGGTGGAGCAGAAATAGCTAGAACAGAACACTATCATGAAGGTACAATTCCATGCCAAACATTGAGAGCTGATATAGATTATGGATTTGCAGAAGCAAATACTGTATACGGAAAAATCGGCGTTAAAGTTTGGGTGTATAGAGGTGAGGTTCTTCCTACAAAGAAAATCGTTAAGGAAGAAGTAAACGCGTAG
- the rplV gene encoding 50S ribosomal protein L22 produces MEAKAIAKYVRTSSMKMGIVLDLIRGKNVNEAFAILQYTSKNAAEVITKVLKSAVANAENNLNLDVSRLYVNNAYACQGPTLKRFRPRAQGRAYRIRKRSSHVTITVTERL; encoded by the coding sequence ATGGAGGCTAAAGCTATAGCTAAATATGTCAGAACATCCTCAATGAAAATGGGAATTGTTCTTGATTTAATAAGAGGTAAAAATGTAAATGAAGCTTTTGCTATATTACAATACACTTCCAAAAATGCAGCTGAAGTAATAACTAAAGTACTAAAATCAGCTGTTGCAAATGCAGAAAATAATTTAAATCTAGATGTTAGTAGATTATATGTTAATAATGCCTATGCATGCCAAGGTCCAACACTTAAGAGATTTAGACCACGTGCACAAGGAAGAGCTTATAGAATAAGAAAAAGATCTAGCCATGTAACTATAACAGTTACAGAAAGATTATAA
- the rpsS gene encoding 30S ribosomal protein S19: MSRSVKKGPFVQEILLSRINEMNKTGEKKVIKTWSRASTIFPQMIGHTIAVHDGRKHVPVYVLEDMVGHKLGEFALTRTFKGHINKEKTSKVR, translated from the coding sequence GTGAGTAGATCAGTTAAAAAAGGACCATTTGTACAAGAAATTCTGCTTAGCAGAATAAATGAAATGAACAAAACTGGCGAGAAAAAAGTTATAAAAACTTGGTCAAGAGCTTCTACTATTTTTCCTCAAATGATAGGGCATACTATTGCTGTACATGATGGAAGAAAACATGTACCAGTTTATGTACTAGAAGATATGGTAGGACATAAATTAGGAGAATTCGCTCTAACTAGAACGTTCAAAGGACATATTAATAAGGAAAAAACAAGTAAAGTAAGATAG
- the rplB gene encoding 50S ribosomal protein L2 codes for MAIKKFRPTTPSRRNMTMSDFAEITTDKPLKSLLVSTKRSGGRNNQGKITVRHRGGGAKQAYRLIDFKRTKDGIPAKVSTIEYDPNRSAYIALVVYADGEKRYIIAPVGLKVGDVIVSGADSDIKVGNTLPISNIPLGSTIHNIELQVGKGAQLVRSAGSSAQLMAKEGEYAQVRLPSGEVRYIRLNCRATIGTVSNVTHDIVNIGKAGRKRHLGFRPTVRGSVMNPNDHPHGGGEGKSPVGHASPMTPWGKPALGYKTRKTKKYSDKFIVKGKNKK; via the coding sequence ATGGCGATTAAGAAATTTAGACCAACCACACCTTCAAGAAGAAATATGACTATGTCTGATTTTGCAGAAATAACAACAGATAAGCCACTAAAATCACTTCTTGTAAGCACAAAAAGGTCAGGTGGTAGAAATAATCAAGGTAAAATAACTGTTCGTCACCGTGGTGGTGGAGCAAAACAAGCATACAGACTAATAGATTTCAAAAGAACTAAAGATGGTATTCCAGCAAAAGTTTCTACAATTGAGTATGATCCAAATAGATCTGCTTACATAGCTCTTGTTGTATATGCTGATGGTGAAAAAAGATACATAATCGCTCCAGTAGGATTAAAAGTTGGAGATGTAATTGTATCAGGTGCTGATTCTGACATAAAAGTTGGAAACACTCTTCCAATAAGTAATATACCTTTAGGTTCTACAATTCATAATATAGAACTACAGGTTGGAAAAGGTGCTCAACTTGTTAGATCTGCAGGTTCTTCTGCACAGCTTATGGCTAAAGAAGGAGAATATGCTCAGGTAAGACTTCCAAGTGGTGAAGTAAGATATATTAGATTAAACTGTAGAGCTACTATAGGAACAGTTTCTAATGTAACTCATGACATTGTTAACATAGGTAAAGCAGGAAGAAAGAGACATCTAGGTTTCAGACCTACAGTCAGAGGTTCTGTAATGAATCCTAACGATCATCCACATGGTGGTGGAGAAGGTAAATCACCAGTAGGTCACGCTAGTCCGATGACTCCTTGGGGTAAACCGGCACTGGGATATAAAACTAGAAAAACTAAAAAATACTCTGACAAGTTCATTGTTAAGGGAAAAAATAAGAAATAG
- the rplW gene encoding 50S ribosomal protein L23, whose amino-acid sequence MKLTSHDIIRKPVITEKSMAVMAEKKYTFIVDIHANKTQVKKAVEEVFGVKVENVRTLRNMGKTKRVGVHVGKRADFKKAIVTLTTESKTIEFFDGM is encoded by the coding sequence ATGAAGCTAACTAGCCATGATATTATAAGAAAACCTGTAATTACAGAAAAAAGTATGGCTGTAATGGCTGAAAAAAAATACACCTTTATAGTTGACATTCATGCCAATAAAACTCAAGTTAAAAAAGCAGTAGAAGAAGTATTCGGAGTCAAAGTTGAAAACGTAAGAACTCTAAGAAACATGGGTAAAACTAAGAGAGTTGGAGTTCACGTTGGAAAAAGAGCTGACTTCAAAAAAGCTATTGTTACTTTAACAACAGAAAGCAAAACAATTGAGTTTTTTGACGGAATGTAA
- the rplD gene encoding 50S ribosomal protein L4, whose translation MLTLDLFNKKAEKVGDIQLNENIFGVEINTNAMHQVVVAQLANKRQGTQSAKTRAEVRGGGIKPWRQKGTGRARQGSIRAPQWIHGGIVFAPKPRDYRVSVPKSMRRVAFKSALSAKVAENEMIVIDSLDFDSPKTKAMLEILSAFGAKKTLIVVEKSNENIYKSARNIPGVQVSPVNNLNVYDILKYEKFIVTKDAVSKIEEVYI comes from the coding sequence ATGCTTACATTAGATTTATTTAACAAAAAAGCAGAAAAGGTTGGAGATATTCAACTGAATGAAAATATATTTGGAGTTGAAATCAACACAAATGCTATGCACCAAGTTGTAGTAGCACAACTTGCAAATAAAAGACAAGGAACTCAATCAGCTAAAACAAGAGCTGAAGTTCGAGGCGGTGGAATTAAGCCTTGGAGACAAAAGGGAACTGGTAGAGCAAGACAAGGTTCTATTAGAGCGCCACAATGGATACATGGTGGTATAGTATTTGCTCCAAAGCCAAGAGATTACCGTGTTTCAGTACCAAAGTCAATGAGAAGAGTTGCTTTCAAATCAGCTTTATCGGCTAAAGTAGCTGAAAATGAAATGATAGTTATAGATAGTTTAGATTTTGATTCACCAAAAACTAAAGCAATGTTAGAAATTTTAAGCGCTTTTGGAGCTAAAAAAACACTAATAGTTGTTGAAAAATCAAATGAAAACATCTATAAATCAGCAAGAAACATACCTGGAGTGCAAGTATCCCCAGTAAATAACTTAAATGTTTATGACATATTAAAGTATGAAAAATTCATAGTTACAAAGGATGCTGTATCTAAAATTGAGGAGGTGTATATATAA